One window of Paenibacillus sp. FSL K6-3182 genomic DNA carries:
- a CDS encoding Dabb family protein, producing MLTHIVFFKLKDGSAESVARTAQVLRDMEGQIDVLKSIEVGVDVVHSERSYDIALITKFESLEALEVYQVHPVHKKVIEHMMQVREASVSVDFES from the coding sequence ATGCTTACTCATATCGTATTTTTCAAATTAAAAGATGGCAGCGCAGAGAGCGTAGCGCGTACCGCACAAGTGCTTAGGGATATGGAAGGGCAAATCGATGTATTAAAGTCGATTGAGGTTGGCGTGGATGTTGTGCATTCGGAGCGTTCTTACGATATCGCTCTTATTACGAAGTTCGAATCTTTGGAAGCGCTAGAAGTGTATCAAGTGCATCCTGTACATAAAAAAGTTATTGAACACATGATGCAAGTTCGTGAAGCTTCCGTCAGCGTTGATTTTGAAAGCTGA
- a CDS encoding GNAT family protein: protein MGASFSFQTFPRIETDRFILRKTEQRDVHELFELYSNDDVVKYTPLLPFSAEDEAWQEMNWHLEIYALQIGIRWIIEEKSSGKVIGTCGFLHYLKEHARTDLGYDLSPSYWRKGIMSEVAAPIIAFGFNRMKLHCIEAKVDPSNTASINLLCKLGFKQDSQPREFEFEDGNFIELLVFTMLRKEFELLHAR, encoded by the coding sequence ATGGGTGCGTCATTCTCATTTCAGACGTTTCCGCGAATAGAGACGGATCGTTTTATTTTGCGAAAAACAGAGCAGCGGGATGTGCATGAATTGTTTGAGCTCTATTCCAATGATGATGTTGTCAAATATACACCGCTGCTGCCTTTCTCCGCAGAAGACGAGGCATGGCAGGAAATGAATTGGCATTTGGAGATTTATGCTCTACAAATAGGCATCAGATGGATAATTGAAGAGAAGAGCTCGGGTAAAGTAATCGGCACCTGTGGGTTTTTACATTATTTGAAGGAGCATGCGCGTACGGATTTAGGTTATGATCTATCTCCAAGCTACTGGCGGAAAGGGATTATGAGTGAGGTAGCGGCTCCCATTATCGCTTTTGGCTTCAACAGAATGAAGCTGCATTGCATCGAGGCAAAGGTAGATCCGTCAAACACTGCATCGATCAACCTGCTCTGTAAGCTCGGTTTCAAACAAGATAGTCAGCCAAGGGAATTTGAGTTTGAGGATGGGAATTTTATTGAGCTGCTTGTATTTACGATGCTGCGCAAGGAGTTTGAATTATTGCACGCACGCTAG
- a CDS encoding cytochrome c oxidase subunit II has protein sequence MHKWIMFTVFAAASLLGLYLLTFALPAKPVDESASLPEGMTLLKVVASNDFVFDQKEYKVKVGDKVRLKLSNKSGIHGMHIDELKVALDNDHPETDLEFKEPGTYRIYCSIPCGQGHTTMESTLVVEAA, from the coding sequence ATGCATAAGTGGATTATGTTTACTGTATTCGCAGCGGCGTCTTTGCTGGGCTTATATTTGCTCACATTCGCACTGCCAGCTAAGCCGGTTGATGAGTCTGCCTCGTTGCCAGAGGGCATGACTTTATTGAAGGTTGTAGCGTCCAACGATTTTGTATTTGATCAAAAAGAGTACAAAGTTAAAGTTGGAGACAAAGTTAGACTAAAACTTTCCAACAAAAGCGGTATCCACGGGATGCATATTGACGAGCTTAAAGTAGCTTTGGATAACGATCACCCGGAAACAGATTTGGAATTTAAAGAGCCAGGTACTTACAGAATCTATTGTTCCATTCCATGCGGTCAAGGACATACAACGATGGAATCGACTTTAGTGGTTGAAGCAGCCTAG
- a CDS encoding class I SAM-dependent methyltransferase: MLNPNEHSREEARFFTSTDPRIDTLIYPLPETWWSRPYEYEWCRTLISPNDIVLDAACGISHPLKFYLGGVCKEVHACDFDARISSWEAISQEIIQDVGQPALQLITNHQGWSKVQYAQASITDLPYEDNYFDIIFCISVLEHLRHVDQDLSLKEFARTVKPGGRIALTFDYPTVDLQQLKRAAESAGLTYGGEFEATPSSTAISSTMWGTLYCFRVLLNKPV; this comes from the coding sequence ATGTTAAATCCAAATGAGCACAGCCGCGAAGAAGCACGTTTCTTCACATCGACTGATCCGAGGATAGATACGCTTATCTATCCTTTGCCTGAAACCTGGTGGAGCCGTCCCTATGAGTATGAATGGTGCCGAACGCTCATTTCACCAAATGATATCGTACTGGATGCAGCCTGCGGCATTTCTCACCCATTAAAATTTTATTTGGGCGGCGTTTGCAAGGAAGTGCATGCTTGCGATTTCGATGCGCGCATTAGCTCGTGGGAGGCTATTTCTCAGGAAATTATTCAGGACGTAGGACAGCCAGCTCTCCAGTTAATAACCAACCACCAGGGCTGGTCCAAGGTTCAATATGCTCAGGCAAGTATAACTGACCTGCCTTATGAGGATAATTATTTTGACATCATCTTCTGTATTTCTGTGCTTGAGCATCTAAGACATGTGGATCAGGACCTCAGCTTAAAAGAATTCGCAAGAACAGTGAAACCAGGAGGCCGGATCGCGCTAACCTTCGATTATCCGACAGTTGACTTGCAGCAGCTCAAACGCGCCGCCGAATCCGCAGGACTCACATATGGCGGCGAATTTGAGGCGACGCCCAGCTCTACTGCTATTAGCTCAACTATGTGGGGAACGTTATATTGCTTTAGAGTACTGTTAAACAAACCAGTATGA